Proteins from a single region of Callithrix jacchus isolate 240 chromosome 12, calJac240_pri, whole genome shotgun sequence:
- the LOC103791199 gene encoding uncharacterized protein LOC103791199 isoform X50: MGNKLCCCVCPVSDDDEVSGCSPDSKICEAAAEDATAAAPTAAAIEPAELTVEAGDGLPVRDISDGEMPEDRALESEPSDRPETKKSEAVDRALESDPSDHPEEKKYPADDRALDSDPSEDPEIKKYPADDRALESDPSDDPEVKKYPADDRALESDPSDHPEGKKYPADDRALDSDPSEDPEIKKYPADDRALDSDPSEDPEIKKYPADDRAVESDPSDDPEGKKSPADDRALESDPSDHPEGKKYPADDTALDSGPSEDPEIKKYPADDRPLESDPSDDPEGKKSPADDRALESDPSDHPEGKKYPADDRPLESDPSDDPEGKTSPADDRALDSDPSEDPEIKKYPADDTALDSGPSEDPEIKKYPADDRPLESDPSDDPEGKKSPADDRAVESDPSDDPEGKKSPADDRALESYPSDDPEVKKYPADDRALESDPSDDPEGKTSPADDRALESDPSDDPEGKKSPADDRGLESYPSDDPEGKKSPADDRVLESDRSDHPETKKFQVVDRALESDPSYHPEGRKYPADDRALESNPSETRKSQTAQEIGENSHRNHIYMDRFSLKFSSCSTIFLEDSTASCPDFEMTLHYISLELYILIKERDGNISFKIFDERIYPLDDEMEKYIMCDPSQTMIYEFICSLFYVKILNVVDAIKSRMYIRRLLQCAPMYIRPTTWRRIILGAFLVVIKVGSNVAVCNEDLCMRFEKTTVDDLNMLEMYFLRLIDYDTNVSKSAYTGYYFRLRDFIVRQGLSLPTYLLDRKRAWDLQALSRMEQDEVFYTGMTRSVSVDDITSLQRTKAILS; the protein is encoded by the exons ATGGGGAACAAACTGTGCTGCTGTGTGTGCCCCGTTTCGGACGATGATGAGGTGTCAGGGTGTTCTCCAGATTCTAAAATCTGTGAAGCAGCAGCTGAGGATGCCACAGCAGCAGCACCCACGGCTGCTGCCATAGAACCTGCCGAGTTGACTGTTGAAGCTGGTGACGGCCTTCCTGTGCGTGACATCAGTGATGGGGAGATGCCTGAAG ATAGGGCATTGGAGTCCGAACCTTCCGATCGTCCAGAAACAAAGAAATCTGAAGCAGTTG ATAGAGCTTTGGAATCTGACCCTTCTGATcatccagaagaaaagaaatatccagCAGATG ATAGAGCTTTGGATTCCGACCCTTCTGAAgatccagaaataaagaaatatccagcagatg ATAGAGCTTTGGAGTCCGACCCTTCTGATGATCCAGAAGTAAAGAAATATCCAGCAGATG ATAGAGCTTTGGAATCTGACCCTTCTGATcatccagaaggaaagaaatatccaGCAGATG ATAGAGCTTTGGATTCCGACCCTTCTGAAgatccagaaataaagaaatatccagcagatg ATAGAGCTTTGGATTCCGACCCTTCTGAAgatccagaaataaagaaatatccGGCAGATG ATAGAGCTGTGGAGTCCGACCCTTCTGATgatccagaaggaaagaaatctccagcagatg ATAGAGCTTTGGAATCTGACCCTTCTGATcatccagaaggaaagaaatatccaGCAGATG ATACAGCTTTGGATTCCGGCCCTTCTGAAgatccagaaataaagaaatatccGGCAGATG ATAGACCTTTGGAGTCCGACCCTTCTGATgatccagaaggaaagaaatctccAGCAGATG ATAGAGCTTTGGAATCTGACCCTTCTGATcatccagaaggaaagaaatatccaGCAGATG ATAGACCTTTGGAGTCCGACCCTTCTGATGATCCAGAAGGAAAGACATCTCCAGCAGATG ATAGAGCTTTGGATTCCGACCCTTCTGAAgatccagaaataaagaaatatccagcagatg ATACAGCTTTGGATTCCGGCCCTTCTGAAgatccagaaataaagaaatatccGGCAGATG ATAGACCTTTGGAGTCCGACCCTTCTGATgatccagaaggaaagaaatctccAGCAGATG ATAGAGCTGTGGAGTCCGACCCTTCTGATgatccagaaggaaagaaatctccagcagatg ATAGAGCTTTGGAGTCCTACCCTTCTGATGATCCAGAAGTAAAGAAATATCCAGCAGATG ATAGAGCTTTGGAGTCCGACCCTTCTGATGATCCAGAAGGAAAGACATCTCCAGCAGATG ATAGAGCTTTGGAGTCCGACCCTTCTGATgatccagaaggaaagaaatctccagcagatg ATAGAGGTTTGGAGTCCTACCCTTCTGATgatccagaaggaaagaaatctccagcagatg ATAGGGTTTTGGAGTCCGACCGTTCTGATCATCCAGAAACCAAGAAATTTCAAGTAGTTG ATAGGGCTTTGGAGTCTGACCCTTCTTATCatccagaaggaaggaaatatccagcagatg atagGGCTTTGGAGTCCAACCCTTCTGAAACAAGGAAATCCCAAACAG cacaagaaataggagaaaacagCCATAGAAACCAT ATATATATGGATCgtttttctttgaaattcagtTCATGCTCGACAATTTTCCTTGAAGACAGCACAGCCAGCTGCCCTGATTTTGAAATGACACTACACTA TATCTCCTTGGAGTTATATATTCTTATCAAGGAAag agatggaaatatatctttcaaaatatttgatgaacGTATATACCCATTGGAC gacgaaatggaaaaatacattatGTGTGATCCTTCACAGACAATGATTTATGAATTTATATGTTCCCTGTTTTatgtaaaaattctaaatgttgtTGATGCCATCAAAAGTAGG ATGTACATCCGAAGACTTCTACAGTGTGCTCCTATGTACATTCGTCCAACCACCTGGAGGAGGATTATCCTCGGAGCCTTTCTTGTTGTCATCAAGGTTGGGAGCAATGTGGCTGTGTGCAATGAGGACTTATGCATGCGCTTTGAGAAAACTACAGTTGACGATCT GAATATGCTGGAAATGTACTTCTTGAGGCTAATTGATTATGATACTAACGTTTCTAAAAGTGCTTATACCGGATACTACTTCCGTCTTCGTGACTTTATAGTCAGGCAGGGCCTGAGTTTGCCTACTTACCTTCTTGACAGAAAAAGAGCATGGGATCTGCAG
- the LOC103791199 gene encoding uncharacterized protein LOC103791199 isoform X31: protein MGNKLCCCVCPVSDDDEVSGCSPDSKICEAAAEDATAAAPTAAAIEPAELTVEAGDGLPVRDISDGEMPEDRALESEPSDRPETKKSEAVDRALESDPSDHPEEKKYPADDRALDSDPSEDPEIKKYPADDRALESDPSDDPEVKKYPADDRALESDPSDHPEGKKYPADDRALDSDPSEDPEIKKYPADDRALDSDPSEDPEIKKYPADDRALESDPSDHPEGKKYPADDTALDSGPSEDPEIKKYPADDRPLESDPSDDPEGKKSPADDRALESDPSDHPEGKKYPADDRPLESDPSDDPEGKTSPADDGALESDPSDHPEGKKYPADDRALDSDPSEDPEIKKYPADDRALDSDPSEDPEIKKYPADDRAVESDPSDDPEGKKSPADDRALESDPSDHPEGKKYPADDTALDSGPSEDPEIKKYPADDRPLESDPSDDPEGKKSPADDRAVESDPSDDPEGKKSPADDRALESYPSDDPEVKKYPADDRALESDPSDDPEGKTSPADDRALESDPSDDPEGKKSPADDRGLESYPSDDPEGKKSPADDRVLESDRSDHPETKKFQVVDRALESDPSYHPEGRKYPADDRALESNPSETRKSQTAQEIGENSHRNHIYMDRFSLKFSSCSTIFLEDSTASCPDFEMTLHYISLELYILIKERDGNISFKIFDERIYPLDDEMEKYIMCDPSQTMIYEFICSLFYVKILNVVDAIKSRMYIRRLLQCAPMYIRPTTWRRIILGAFLVVIKVGSNVAVCNEDLCMRFEKTTVDDLNMLEMYFLRLIDYDTNVSKSAYTGYYFRLRDFIVRQGLSLPTYLLDRKRAWDLQALSRMEQDEVFYTGMTRSVSVDDITSLQRTKAILS from the exons ATGGGGAACAAACTGTGCTGCTGTGTGTGCCCCGTTTCGGACGATGATGAGGTGTCAGGGTGTTCTCCAGATTCTAAAATCTGTGAAGCAGCAGCTGAGGATGCCACAGCAGCAGCACCCACGGCTGCTGCCATAGAACCTGCCGAGTTGACTGTTGAAGCTGGTGACGGCCTTCCTGTGCGTGACATCAGTGATGGGGAGATGCCTGAAG ATAGGGCATTGGAGTCCGAACCTTCCGATCGTCCAGAAACAAAGAAATCTGAAGCAGTTG ATAGAGCTTTGGAATCTGACCCTTCTGATcatccagaagaaaagaaatatccagCAGATG ATAGAGCTTTGGATTCCGACCCTTCTGAAgatccagaaataaagaaatatccagcagatg ATAGAGCTTTGGAGTCCGACCCTTCTGATGATCCAGAAGTAAAGAAATATCCAGCAGATG ATAGAGCTTTGGAATCTGACCCTTCTGATcatccagaaggaaagaaatatccaGCAGATG ATAGAGCTTTGGATTCCGACCCTTCTGAAgatccagaaataaagaaatatccagcagatg ATAGAGCTTTGGATTCCGACCCTTCTGAAgatccagaaataaagaaatatccGGCAGATG ATAGAGCTTTGGAATCTGACCCTTCTGATcatccagaaggaaagaaatatccaGCAGATG ATACAGCTTTGGATTCCGGCCCTTCTGAAgatccagaaataaagaaatatccGGCAGATG ATAGACCTTTGGAGTCCGACCCTTCTGATgatccagaaggaaagaaatctccAGCAGATG ATAGAGCTTTGGAATCTGACCCTTCTGATcatccagaaggaaagaaatatccaGCAGATG ATAGACCTTTGGAGTCCGACCCTTCTGATGATCCAGAAGGAAAGACATCTCCAGCAGATG ATGGAGCTTTGGAATCTGACCCTTCTGATcatccagaaggaaagaaatatccaGCAGATG ATAGAGCTTTGGATTCCGACCCTTCTGAAgatccagaaataaagaaatatccagcagatg ATAGAGCTTTGGATTCCGACCCTTCTGAAgatccagaaataaagaaatatccGGCAGATG ATAGAGCTGTGGAGTCCGACCCTTCTGATgatccagaaggaaagaaatctccagcagatg ATAGAGCTTTGGAATCTGACCCTTCTGATcatccagaaggaaagaaatatccaGCAGATG ATACAGCTTTGGATTCCGGCCCTTCTGAAgatccagaaataaagaaatatccGGCAGATG ATAGACCTTTGGAGTCCGACCCTTCTGATgatccagaaggaaagaaatctccAGCAGATG ATAGAGCTGTGGAGTCCGACCCTTCTGATgatccagaaggaaagaaatctccagcagatg ATAGAGCTTTGGAGTCCTACCCTTCTGATGATCCAGAAGTAAAGAAATATCCAGCAGATG ATAGAGCTTTGGAGTCCGACCCTTCTGATGATCCAGAAGGAAAGACATCTCCAGCAGATG ATAGAGCTTTGGAGTCCGACCCTTCTGATgatccagaaggaaagaaatctccagcagatg ATAGAGGTTTGGAGTCCTACCCTTCTGATgatccagaaggaaagaaatctccagcagatg ATAGGGTTTTGGAGTCCGACCGTTCTGATCATCCAGAAACCAAGAAATTTCAAGTAGTTG ATAGGGCTTTGGAGTCTGACCCTTCTTATCatccagaaggaaggaaatatccagcagatg atagGGCTTTGGAGTCCAACCCTTCTGAAACAAGGAAATCCCAAACAG cacaagaaataggagaaaacagCCATAGAAACCAT ATATATATGGATCgtttttctttgaaattcagtTCATGCTCGACAATTTTCCTTGAAGACAGCACAGCCAGCTGCCCTGATTTTGAAATGACACTACACTA TATCTCCTTGGAGTTATATATTCTTATCAAGGAAag agatggaaatatatctttcaaaatatttgatgaacGTATATACCCATTGGAC gacgaaatggaaaaatacattatGTGTGATCCTTCACAGACAATGATTTATGAATTTATATGTTCCCTGTTTTatgtaaaaattctaaatgttgtTGATGCCATCAAAAGTAGG ATGTACATCCGAAGACTTCTACAGTGTGCTCCTATGTACATTCGTCCAACCACCTGGAGGAGGATTATCCTCGGAGCCTTTCTTGTTGTCATCAAGGTTGGGAGCAATGTGGCTGTGTGCAATGAGGACTTATGCATGCGCTTTGAGAAAACTACAGTTGACGATCT GAATATGCTGGAAATGTACTTCTTGAGGCTAATTGATTATGATACTAACGTTTCTAAAAGTGCTTATACCGGATACTACTTCCGTCTTCGTGACTTTATAGTCAGGCAGGGCCTGAGTTTGCCTACTTACCTTCTTGACAGAAAAAGAGCATGGGATCTGCAG
- the LOC103791199 gene encoding uncharacterized protein LOC103791199 isoform X20 has protein sequence MGNKLCCCVCPVSDDDEVSGCSPDSKICEAAAEDATAAAPTAAAIEPAELTVEAGDGLPVRDISDGEMPEDRALESEPSDRPETKKSEAVDRALESDPSDHPEEKKYPADDRALDSDPSEDPEIKKYPADDRALDSDPSEDPEIKKYPADDRALDSDPSEDPEIKKYPADDRAVESDPSDDPEGKKSPADDRALESDPSDHPEGKKYPADDTALDSGPSEDPEIKKYPADDRPLESDPSDDPEGKKSPADDRALESDPSDHPEGKKYPADDRPLESDPSDDPEGKTSPADDGALESDPSDHPEGKKYPADGETTLLFPTKKKSENSCLKRCIIEDRALDSDPSEDPEIKKYPADDRALDSDPSEDPEIKKYPADDRAVESDPSDDPEGKKSPADDRALESDPSDHPEGKKYPADDTALDSGPSEDPEIKKYPADDRPLESDPSDDPEGKKSPADDRAVESDPSDDPEGKKSPADDRALESYPSDDPEVKKYPADDRALESDPSDDPEGKTSPADDRALESDPSDDPEGKKSPADDRGLESYPSDDPEGKKSPADDRVLESDRSDHPETKKFQVVDRALESDPSYHPEGRKYPADDRALESNPSETRKSQTAQEIGENSHRNHIYMDRFSLKFSSCSTIFLEDSTASCPDFEMTLHYISLELYILIKERDGNISFKIFDERIYPLDDEMEKYIMCDPSQTMIYEFICSLFYVKILNVVDAIKSRMYIRRLLQCAPMYIRPTTWRRIILGAFLVVIKVGSNVAVCNEDLCMRFEKTTVDDLNMLEMYFLRLIDYDTNVSKSAYTGYYFRLRDFIVRQGLSLPTYLLDRKRAWDLQALSRMEQDEVFYTGMTRSVSVDDITSLQRTKAILS, from the exons ATGGGGAACAAACTGTGCTGCTGTGTGTGCCCCGTTTCGGACGATGATGAGGTGTCAGGGTGTTCTCCAGATTCTAAAATCTGTGAAGCAGCAGCTGAGGATGCCACAGCAGCAGCACCCACGGCTGCTGCCATAGAACCTGCCGAGTTGACTGTTGAAGCTGGTGACGGCCTTCCTGTGCGTGACATCAGTGATGGGGAGATGCCTGAAG ATAGGGCATTGGAGTCCGAACCTTCCGATCGTCCAGAAACAAAGAAATCTGAAGCAGTTG ATAGAGCTTTGGAATCTGACCCTTCTGATcatccagaagaaaagaaatatccagCAGATG ATAGAGCTTTGGATTCCGACCCTTCTGAAgatccagaaataaagaaatatccagcagatg ATAGAGCTTTGGATTCCGACCCTTCTGAAgatccagaaataaagaaatatccagcagatg ATAGAGCTTTGGATTCCGACCCTTCTGAAgatccagaaataaagaaatatccGGCAGATG ATAGAGCTGTGGAGTCCGACCCTTCTGATgatccagaaggaaagaaatctccagcagatg ATAGAGCTTTGGAATCTGACCCTTCTGATcatccagaaggaaagaaatatccaGCAGATG ATACAGCTTTGGATTCCGGCCCTTCTGAAgatccagaaataaagaaatatccGGCAGATG ATAGACCTTTGGAGTCCGACCCTTCTGATgatccagaaggaaagaaatctccAGCAGATG ATAGAGCTTTGGAATCTGACCCTTCTGATcatccagaaggaaagaaatatccaGCAGATG ATAGACCTTTGGAGTCCGACCCTTCTGATGATCCAGAAGGAAAGACATCTCCAGCAGATG ATGGAGCTTTGGAATCTGACCCTTCTGATcatccagaaggaaagaaatatccaGCAGATGGTGAGACAACATTGTTGTTTCCTACCAAgaagaagagtgaaaactctTGTTTGAAGAGGTGTATAATAGAAG ATAGAGCTTTGGATTCCGACCCTTCTGAAgatccagaaataaagaaatatccagcagatg ATAGAGCTTTGGATTCCGACCCTTCTGAAgatccagaaataaagaaatatccGGCAGATG ATAGAGCTGTGGAGTCCGACCCTTCTGATgatccagaaggaaagaaatctccagcagatg ATAGAGCTTTGGAATCTGACCCTTCTGATcatccagaaggaaagaaatatccaGCAGATG ATACAGCTTTGGATTCCGGCCCTTCTGAAgatccagaaataaagaaatatccGGCAGATG ATAGACCTTTGGAGTCCGACCCTTCTGATgatccagaaggaaagaaatctccAGCAGATG ATAGAGCTGTGGAGTCCGACCCTTCTGATgatccagaaggaaagaaatctccagcagatg ATAGAGCTTTGGAGTCCTACCCTTCTGATGATCCAGAAGTAAAGAAATATCCAGCAGATG ATAGAGCTTTGGAGTCCGACCCTTCTGATGATCCAGAAGGAAAGACATCTCCAGCAGATG ATAGAGCTTTGGAGTCCGACCCTTCTGATgatccagaaggaaagaaatctccagcagatg ATAGAGGTTTGGAGTCCTACCCTTCTGATgatccagaaggaaagaaatctccagcagatg ATAGGGTTTTGGAGTCCGACCGTTCTGATCATCCAGAAACCAAGAAATTTCAAGTAGTTG ATAGGGCTTTGGAGTCTGACCCTTCTTATCatccagaaggaaggaaatatccagcagatg atagGGCTTTGGAGTCCAACCCTTCTGAAACAAGGAAATCCCAAACAG cacaagaaataggagaaaacagCCATAGAAACCAT ATATATATGGATCgtttttctttgaaattcagtTCATGCTCGACAATTTTCCTTGAAGACAGCACAGCCAGCTGCCCTGATTTTGAAATGACACTACACTA TATCTCCTTGGAGTTATATATTCTTATCAAGGAAag agatggaaatatatctttcaaaatatttgatgaacGTATATACCCATTGGAC gacgaaatggaaaaatacattatGTGTGATCCTTCACAGACAATGATTTATGAATTTATATGTTCCCTGTTTTatgtaaaaattctaaatgttgtTGATGCCATCAAAAGTAGG ATGTACATCCGAAGACTTCTACAGTGTGCTCCTATGTACATTCGTCCAACCACCTGGAGGAGGATTATCCTCGGAGCCTTTCTTGTTGTCATCAAGGTTGGGAGCAATGTGGCTGTGTGCAATGAGGACTTATGCATGCGCTTTGAGAAAACTACAGTTGACGATCT GAATATGCTGGAAATGTACTTCTTGAGGCTAATTGATTATGATACTAACGTTTCTAAAAGTGCTTATACCGGATACTACTTCCGTCTTCGTGACTTTATAGTCAGGCAGGGCCTGAGTTTGCCTACTTACCTTCTTGACAGAAAAAGAGCATGGGATCTGCAG
- the LOC103791199 gene encoding uncharacterized protein LOC103791199 isoform X43: MGNKLCCCVCPVSDDDEVSGCSPDSKICEAAAEDATAAAPTAAAIEPAELTVEAGDGLPVRDISDGEMPEDRALESEPSDRPETKKSEAVDRALESDPSDHPEEKKYPADDRALDSDPSEDPEIKKYPADDRALDSDPSEDPEIKKYPADDRALDSDPSEDPEIKKYPADDRAVESDPSDDPEGKKSPADDRALESDPSDHPEGKKYPADDTALDSGPSEDPEIKKYPADDRPLESDPSDDPEGKKSPADDRALESDPSDHPEGKKYPADDRPLESDPSDDPEGKTSPADDRALDSDPSEDPEIKKYPADDRALDSDPSEDPEIKKYPADDRAVESDPSDDPEGKKSPADDRALESDPSDHPEGKKYPADDTALDSGPSEDPEIKKYPADDRPLESDPSDDPEGKKSPADDRAVESDPSDDPEGKKSPADDRALESYPSDDPEVKKYPADDRALESDPSDDPEGKTSPADDRALESDPSDDPEGKKSPADDRGLESYPSDDPEGKKSPADDRVLESDRSDHPETKKFQVVDRALESDPSYHPEGRKYPADDRALESNPSETRKSQTAQEIGENSHRNHIYMDRFSLKFSSCSTIFLEDSTASCPDFEMTLHYISLELYILIKERDGNISFKIFDERIYPLDDEMEKYIMCDPSQTMIYEFICSLFYVKILNVVDAIKSRMYIRRLLQCAPMYIRPTTWRRIILGAFLVVIKVGSNVAVCNEDLCMRFEKTTVDDLNMLEMYFLRLIDYDTNVSKSAYTGYYFRLRDFIVRQGLSLPTYLLDRKRAWDLQALSRMEQDEVFYTGMTRSVSVDDITSLQRTKAILS, translated from the exons ATGGGGAACAAACTGTGCTGCTGTGTGTGCCCCGTTTCGGACGATGATGAGGTGTCAGGGTGTTCTCCAGATTCTAAAATCTGTGAAGCAGCAGCTGAGGATGCCACAGCAGCAGCACCCACGGCTGCTGCCATAGAACCTGCCGAGTTGACTGTTGAAGCTGGTGACGGCCTTCCTGTGCGTGACATCAGTGATGGGGAGATGCCTGAAG ATAGGGCATTGGAGTCCGAACCTTCCGATCGTCCAGAAACAAAGAAATCTGAAGCAGTTG ATAGAGCTTTGGAATCTGACCCTTCTGATcatccagaagaaaagaaatatccagCAGATG ATAGAGCTTTGGATTCCGACCCTTCTGAAgatccagaaataaagaaatatccagcagatg ATAGAGCTTTGGATTCCGACCCTTCTGAAgatccagaaataaagaaatatccagcagatg ATAGAGCTTTGGATTCCGACCCTTCTGAAgatccagaaataaagaaatatccGGCAGATG ATAGAGCTGTGGAGTCCGACCCTTCTGATgatccagaaggaaagaaatctccagcagatg ATAGAGCTTTGGAATCTGACCCTTCTGATcatccagaaggaaagaaatatccaGCAGATG ATACAGCTTTGGATTCCGGCCCTTCTGAAgatccagaaataaagaaatatccGGCAGATG ATAGACCTTTGGAGTCCGACCCTTCTGATgatccagaaggaaagaaatctccAGCAGATG ATAGAGCTTTGGAATCTGACCCTTCTGATcatccagaaggaaagaaatatccaGCAGATG ATAGACCTTTGGAGTCCGACCCTTCTGATGATCCAGAAGGAAAGACATCTCCAGCAGATG ATAGAGCTTTGGATTCCGACCCTTCTGAAgatccagaaataaagaaatatccagcagatg ATAGAGCTTTGGATTCCGACCCTTCTGAAgatccagaaataaagaaatatccGGCAGATG ATAGAGCTGTGGAGTCCGACCCTTCTGATgatccagaaggaaagaaatctccagcagatg ATAGAGCTTTGGAATCTGACCCTTCTGATcatccagaaggaaagaaatatccaGCAGATG ATACAGCTTTGGATTCCGGCCCTTCTGAAgatccagaaataaagaaatatccGGCAGATG ATAGACCTTTGGAGTCCGACCCTTCTGATgatccagaaggaaagaaatctccAGCAGATG ATAGAGCTGTGGAGTCCGACCCTTCTGATgatccagaaggaaagaaatctccagcagatg ATAGAGCTTTGGAGTCCTACCCTTCTGATGATCCAGAAGTAAAGAAATATCCAGCAGATG ATAGAGCTTTGGAGTCCGACCCTTCTGATGATCCAGAAGGAAAGACATCTCCAGCAGATG ATAGAGCTTTGGAGTCCGACCCTTCTGATgatccagaaggaaagaaatctccagcagatg ATAGAGGTTTGGAGTCCTACCCTTCTGATgatccagaaggaaagaaatctccagcagatg ATAGGGTTTTGGAGTCCGACCGTTCTGATCATCCAGAAACCAAGAAATTTCAAGTAGTTG ATAGGGCTTTGGAGTCTGACCCTTCTTATCatccagaaggaaggaaatatccagcagatg atagGGCTTTGGAGTCCAACCCTTCTGAAACAAGGAAATCCCAAACAG cacaagaaataggagaaaacagCCATAGAAACCAT ATATATATGGATCgtttttctttgaaattcagtTCATGCTCGACAATTTTCCTTGAAGACAGCACAGCCAGCTGCCCTGATTTTGAAATGACACTACACTA TATCTCCTTGGAGTTATATATTCTTATCAAGGAAag agatggaaatatatctttcaaaatatttgatgaacGTATATACCCATTGGAC gacgaaatggaaaaatacattatGTGTGATCCTTCACAGACAATGATTTATGAATTTATATGTTCCCTGTTTTatgtaaaaattctaaatgttgtTGATGCCATCAAAAGTAGG ATGTACATCCGAAGACTTCTACAGTGTGCTCCTATGTACATTCGTCCAACCACCTGGAGGAGGATTATCCTCGGAGCCTTTCTTGTTGTCATCAAGGTTGGGAGCAATGTGGCTGTGTGCAATGAGGACTTATGCATGCGCTTTGAGAAAACTACAGTTGACGATCT GAATATGCTGGAAATGTACTTCTTGAGGCTAATTGATTATGATACTAACGTTTCTAAAAGTGCTTATACCGGATACTACTTCCGTCTTCGTGACTTTATAGTCAGGCAGGGCCTGAGTTTGCCTACTTACCTTCTTGACAGAAAAAGAGCATGGGATCTGCAG